TTAATAGcttcacttgttttccttcactttttcagcatttgttaCTTAAAAAGGATAACGTGGTATAAATACCAAAGTTACACTTACTATACACGGATaacttggggggaaaaaaatctaaacaagagaaattgcaaacaaaacaaaacaagaaaaaacccacaaacaaaaaaaaagccaaccaaaagAAACTCccttattttttgttctgtttttacttACCTGCCACTTTGTATCTTAAAACCACATGATAAACAAGGTGGCTTACTTAAACCTAATAGCAGAATGCACAAATCAAATCCCCAGAGACTCAGAATCTGaaaattttttgtaaaaaaacataCCTGGCATTTTATCAATATATCAAAGAAGTCATCATCTAGTTCTCTGTTGTTACTTGCCATGAGGTGACCCAGGACTGACTGACTGTCATGTTGATTAAGACGAAGTCCAGGCAGATTACTAAAGCTAGCACGCTGGTCATCTAGCCGGCGACTCTGTGAGCTAGCAAGTAGGTCTAGAAATTCATCTGTGTGGGGTGAGACTACATAAGTAGAAAAGGCtatggagaaggaagaaaacaagttaaCCTAGAAATAAGTTCCTTTCCATAATAAGTCTtgcatgcaaatacattttcaaaatagtaTTTGGCAGGGACAAAAGTCAGATaggggtttttcttttaaaaaattacattttctcattGTTTTAGGTGGAGTAGAGGATTTTGCCACTGAAGCAGCTGAGAATCTGTTCTTCTCCTGGAAGCAGCATCTCTGATCGTCCATCCTGTTACTCTGGAATCGACTCAGCAGATCAAAGAACCCTTCATCTGCCACTGTCTCTcggctgcttttctgaaaaggatAGAAGAGTTAGGGGTATTCTGAACTCTGGAGTACCTACAACTGGGACAACGGCCTCACAGTTTCAATCCAGTAATATGAGTTCATATTTGCATATCTGAAATccattaaatgcatttttatttagtcATCCATTTTTATAGGCAGAGATGTATCGTAAGAGGAAATGCTAATAATACGGGAAGTGTTTTTGGGaagtaaaatatattagaaacaTTTCATTCCCTGAAATAGAAAGAAGCAGTACTCTGATCAGTAGAGCTGGAGTTATTCCTCCTCAGCCATTCAGCCAAAACCCAAAATGCCCATGAGATTAAAAACCCCAAGAACAGCAATTAACAGTTTCCATTGTTTCCTCAGGTCTGTGGTCAAAAGCCCTCATCACTCATCTAGATCAAATGACtgttcttgattatttttaactgaCTTCTGTCAAAGAGTGTAATAACCtaaaaagtaagtaaaaaataCCTCCCACTGTCTGAATCTGAAAAATTAGATTTTGTTAAGTTTGGAGAAGCAGGGTCAGGAAGAGACTTAGAAGTAAGATGTATGTGCAAGCTGAGCTGTAACTTTAGAaaattcagcaggaaaaaaatgttccaaccgTAGGAAAAGCTTAAAGCTGGCACCACCCATGAGAGCCACAGAACGGCATTTTCTGCACGGTTTTACAGAGCCACAGTGTTTAAATCAAGTAAAACAAATGGACAGCTGCAGGAATGTGTCTTCCATCATTTTGATCAGATTAGTAAAGGGTATGATCTCCACAGCTGGCAAAACCTACCCTCTGAGAGTTTGGAAGTCGATGATCAATAGAATTACTGGCATCCTGCAAAACTTTGGGAGCGGTGccttttttgtactttttgcCTTTTAGTCGATttacaaaatgcagttttgctgAAGGTTTGGCAGCCAGTGGTTTCTGTTTAGCAAGAATCTCACTGTTCCAGTTCTGAACCTAAGAAAACAAGAGTCATGAAATTAAGCCTCCTGATTTTACCTACACTATTAACTcttatttgctgctgcttttccttgctaaaaagaagcagctttacATTACTTAGTTTATCCAGCCACGAGGATGTGAAAACTTAAGTTTTGGTTCTGTTACTTGACCTGTGATTACTGAGCTCTTGTTACCTGAAGCAGGTTATTCATCAGTCTTTGAACTGTAGTGTGACATCGAATGTATTAAAATGTGGTCAAATAGTTTATTTAATGAAACATGCTGAAGTTTTCCTTGCTGACTGCAGTGCAAGAAACATAGCTAATGTAAATGCTAAAATGCAGACACAGCTGTTATTTCATTTCCCACCTGACATTCTTataattggaaagaaaaatgtcttaaatCCATATTTTTACAAAGTGTTGGAACGAAACAAACCCTTCTACAACCCCAGATACTCTACCAGCCTTCTACAAAGTCCCTGATAGACACAAAATTCCCAGTAAAGATTGAACAgtaagagggaaaagaaagccaGCACAAGAGCAAACGGGAATAACCATTTGTTTcactgaagaacagaacagatCAGATAGCTTTATCAACCTGACGGATTTTCCCTAAGTTCTCTTCtaaattaaacagaattatCCATGAAACCAACCACTTTGTAACTGACAAACTCTTAcaataactaaataaaaaaaataatcttatttcaACATCAGAAATTGTGAGCGCAGTCACAGATCTTTCAGCAACATTTGCCTTTTAAAGGCTTATTTAGGATCAGCACATAGATTCCAACTCTGAGAAAACAGCATCCTGTACAATCAAACCATAATGCTAGTGTCATACATGGTTCTATGTATCAGAGACATGGAATGACTTTTCAGAATCTACTCAATGAGTATCTTGAAAAAAGCCCTTTATAAGAGCTAAGCTGCAATAAGGGTAATACGCCATTACAAAAATCCACACGGAACATTTCTGTATATTGAGGGCACAGACTCACAGGCTGTGTATATTAGAAGAGATCACAGATGAATAGATTCATAGAGTAAGGAAATACAGCTGACACTGGCCAAAAGCTTAGAGGCTCCCTGCAGAGGACTCACCCTGGACTACAGGAACAGTCATTTTAAACTGGCACACTAAGGAGGCTCTTAAGCATCAGTGCTGACTTCAGCTGTACCAGATGTCCAGATGTGAGCTTTGAGATTTAATTTCCTATTTGATAAACACGATGGCAGGCTTTGCATCTCTTGAAGAGATGGGAATTACATATCCCAGTATGGAGGGAAACCCAGCAATTTCAGACTGCCACATTTATGCAGAACTGCCAGCCCACCATTTAACAGCAGACAGAACTTGAAGGAAATCCCCAAAATTGACACAAGTATCTTAatcaaaaaaaaacaactccagATTTCTGTGAGCTTGGGGAGAGGTAACTTCACCTATCTGTGACTCagtttcagcatttctgaaatagCATCCTTACTCACGCTGGATGTTGAAACTCCTGATGGCTTGCAAGTTGGTTGAAACCCCAAAGTGAAAAACACAACATATATTTTAAGTACCATAAAATGACtgtaaccaaaaaaaaatatgtacagaGCAACTGAGCTAAACTTAGAAACTGTAGTCTGATGCACAGGTGTAGTCATGCTGCAACATTAAACCACTTTTAAAGAGGAGATGAAAGGCATTCCTTTGCACACTATGGGACCCCATTTGTTCTTATTTATGAGGTGAATAAAGCAAGCTTTCCACAAGCCGTTACAACCATTATATACGTAAGATGCTGACTGTCACCTACATGACAATAGTATTTGTTAGAATTGTTAGACCTGCTTTTACCGAGCTCTTTAGATCAACTAAATTAAAAGATGCAAATGGCACATTCTGCTGATTCCTTCAAAGTTGAGTATAAAACGTCTGACTATTTATAACTGTTGAAGTTAAACCCTTAGAAACCTCTCATTGCAGTCTCATTGgcagaacagaaagaagaaaagtgccAACCTTTTCTGGTGTTAATTTCATGAGTTCCATGTTCTCCATACTGTGACGGCGTCCTACTCTCTGTCTGGTACCTTCAGGAAAGAATTAAGTTCATCTTTTTATCATAAAGACTTACAGCATCACCTTCAAAGCTATGGCTGTACTCACCTAAGGTCCAAGATATAGCAATTCTGAGTTCCAAAATAGTGCAGTTAAATAGATCAGTAGAGAATAAATAAACAATagtaaaagcagctttcagaacCACATCAATCTAAGCTACATAAGTTGCTGTCATGGGACACAAAATAAGGATCATGGATCTTTGAACAGAGGAACACCAAATGAACCCCCAGCGACACTAAGAtggtaggaagaaaaaaggaaagacataATTGGGCAGCAAAGAGATGTCTCCcacattaaaaaggaaaaaaaaggggggagggaggggggcatGATAATTAGAAGCATCATGTGATGAAACTAAGCAGTAACCTGGGATTCACAATGTAAATCCCCCAGAAAAGGAGGTGCTGAAGGGGTCCAATACTACAAAAACAACATTCTTTTGCTGGTGGGGGAAAAAGCTTCAAACCTGCATACTCAACCATCTGTAGTCAGAAAACAATGCAAACGACAGATCCACTGTtagaaaatgctgcaaaaatagGCACATACCATTCATACTGTTATCTGCTGCATGGCTTTCTGACATCATGGAGTTGTTTGTGCTGTAGCTTAACCCAAGAACCATTTGAAGATCTGAGAGATTAAGTCTAGCAGTGAGTTCTCCACTTCTATCTCCTACCTGCAAGCAAATAATCTAATCAATTCTGTTACTGTGACAAAGTATACACCTGTGTAAATTTAAAGCAAACCTTGTCCCCTAGATTCCTGTGagagaaaggctgagaaagtaTTCCTGgttgaaaactgagaaaatcaTCTTTTTAATGAAGTAGGTAATAACTGAAAGGTATATAACAAGCCTAAAAATCCCTCTGCTAGGCTATTAACTTGGactccattccattccattatTCAAAATCACATGCACGGACACACCTCcataaaaatcactgtaaatgaaagcaaaacccaaCAAGCCAACATATGCTAGGCGCTGAAAATCATACCTCTCTTGAAACCTCCAAGTGCCTTTCTACAAAATGCATAGCTTGGCTGTGATTTCCCAGAGCAGTATATGCGTTCCCTAAACTCCAGCATGCTCTTCCTTCACCAATTCTGAAAAACATGAATGCATTTCCAATTAATACCTTTGCTCACTGAACACTAGGGGCCGGGTTTTCAATAGTACTGCCACAATAAGATTGCTGTGCTAAGAAAAACGAAGGCTATCAGCAGAAACCATTCCAACACAAACATGTTCAGTATTGTATTTAAAGGAGTGTGATCCCCATAAATAGGagcaaattaaagaaaattttcatttacaagCTTACAGCAAACGTAAGTCACTCAGTTTTGCGAACATGGAACATTTTATAACCACCTTTGCTTCTGCTCACATTGCATGCCTTACTGTTCTTCATATATTCTGCTTCCTCAGTTAGAAGTGCATTTAAAAGTTGTAAAAAAATTCAGTTGTACCCAACATTGCAGAAAAAAGCCTTAGAAATCATTATTATAAAATAAGCATTACTTGTTCCTGTACTTGCCTTATCCTTTCCCATAATTCTTAATTTGTGGAAAAGTAGGAGACATTCTTGTGACAGTATGCAAAATTATTATGATTAAGCAACGAAAAAGAGAGatctccttttattttccataatttaCAAAGATGCTGCTGACAGAAGATGATGTAATGGCAGACATTCATCAATTCATCTTTCATATCAGACTCATTAGCTGCAATGCCTTCattagtaatttttctttttctcacatgAAAACTGGAGCCCAGCATTGTAGGGATTCATTAATTCAGATATCACGTACAGAACAGTAACAGCAGAGTTAGAAGTAACAGGATTTGGCTTCTGTCATACATACATTAATCTCTTAGGGCTTACTTATCGTTTAACTCCTGAGCAATCACAAGGTGTTTCAAATGATAATCAATTGCTTTTTCATAGTCCTGAAGCAAAGTGTATGTGTTCCCAAGGCTGTAGCAGGCCTGTGCTTCCACAGCTCTGTCTTTAAGCTGTCGAGCCAGCTGTAATGTCCGCCTGAAAGAAAGGGTTAGTCATCTCAAAAATCACTGCAAATATAAGTTTATAAAAGTATACTCACACAACTAAAAATCAATTATACAAATAAACCAAATTAGGACACTGGGCTGGCACATTAGCTGCCAATAAATCACTGTCTTGTAAACTCTTGAAATATTCTGAGTGTGTGCCTTCCACTCCCCTCCACTGCAAGCTATTTCCATTTATGTTCTTAAGAGATCAGAGACTGATCCCTCAAACAGCATcttctaattttaatttattacttcATCAATAATTTATAGCGGTTTTCCCGACAGTATGCACTTGAAACAGTTTAGTACCAGCATTACAATAAATGCTGTATACAGTCCATCAACATGAGCAAGCCAGCCCTGTAACTGCCGAGTCCGCCTGCTCCCGCTGGGCAAGACGAACGCGAGTGCCAAGAGGAGTCTGCTGAGTAttgaggcttttttccccttccaaaaaGAACAGGTAAGCTCTGAAATCCACATAAGATGCTGTTAACACCTACACTGTATCATTGCCGAGCTTGTATTTTCTCAAGTTACAGCAGCAACTGCTTAGTGGTGCagacatcaagaaaaaaagtcttgacTGAAAATGCAGGCTAAAGATGTACAATTGTGTTGACATACACCACCTCTCTTAGCTAGTGAGTATGCCCAAGACAGCTATGCATCTCAGGAGTATTAGTCACTCAGATTATTCCACAGCTTGCTAAGGGCTAAGACAGTAATGCTTGGTTCCAGAATAAAGGG
Above is a window of Falco biarmicus isolate bFalBia1 chromosome 11, bFalBia1.pri, whole genome shotgun sequence DNA encoding:
- the GPSM2 gene encoding G-protein-signaling modulator 2 isoform X1, yielding MEESNALISMREDRSFHVRYRMEASCLELALEGERLCKAGDCRAGVSFFEAAVQVGTEDLKTLSAIYSQLGNAYFYLHEYAKALEYHHHDLTLARTIGDLLGEAKASGNLGNTLKVLGNFEEAIVCCQRHLDISRELNDKVGEARALYNLGNVYHSKGKNVASAGTHDPGELPDDVKNALQKAANYYEENLTIVTELGDRAAQGRAFGNLGNTHYLLGNFRSAVLAHEQRLLIAKEFGDRSAERRAYSNLGNAHIFLGEFETASEYYKRTLQLARQLKDRAVEAQACYSLGNTYTLLQDYEKAIDYHLKHLVIAQELNDKIGEGRACWSLGNAYTALGNHSQAMHFVERHLEVSREVGDRSGELTARLNLSDLQMVLGLSYSTNNSMMSESHAADNSMNGTRQRVGRRHSMENMELMKLTPEKVQNWNSEILAKQKPLAAKPSAKLHFVNRLKGKKYKKGTAPKVLQDASNSIDHRLPNSQRKSSRETVADEGFFDLLSRFQSNRMDDQRCCFQEKNRFSAASVAKSSTPPKTMRKSFSTYVVSPHTDEFLDLLASSQSRRLDDQRASFSNLPGLRLNQHDSQSVLGHLMASNNRELDDDFFDILIKCQGSRLDDQRCAPPSPVKGPTVPDEDFFSLILRSQAKRMDEQRVHLPSTIKGPNSS
- the GPSM2 gene encoding G-protein-signaling modulator 2 isoform X3 → MSVTSLCVSCGMSKTSRMEASCLELALEGERLCKAGDCRAGVSFFEAAVQVGTEDLKTLSAIYSQLGNAYFYLHEYAKALEYHHHDLTLARTIGDLLGEAKASGNLGNTLKVLGNFEEAIVCCQRHLDISRELNDKVGEARALYNLGNVYHSKGKNVASAGTHDPGELPDDVKNALQKAANYYEENLTIVTELGDRAAQGRAFGNLGNTHYLLGNFRSAVLAHEQRLLIAKEFGDRSAERRAYSNLGNAHIFLGEFETASEYYKRTLQLARQLKDRAVEAQACYSLGNTYTLLQDYEKAIDYHLKHLVIAQELNDKIGEGRACWSLGNAYTALGNHSQAMHFVERHLEVSREVGDRSGELTARLNLSDLQMVLGLSYSTNNSMMSESHAADNSMNGTRQRVGRRHSMENMELMKLTPEKVQNWNSEILAKQKPLAAKPSAKLHFVNRLKGKKYKKGTAPKVLQDASNSIDHRLPNSQRKSSRETVADEGFFDLLSRFQSNRMDDQRCCFQEKNRFSAASVAKSSTPPKTMRKSFSTYVVSPHTDEFLDLLASSQSRRLDDQRASFSNLPGLRLNQHDSQSVLGHLMASNNRELDDDFFDILIKCQGSRLDDQRCAPPSPVKGPTVPDEDFFSLILRSQAKRMDEQRVHLPSTIKGPNSS
- the GPSM2 gene encoding G-protein-signaling modulator 2 isoform X2 encodes the protein MVFATQEYLIITPPPPPTFCRMEASCLELALEGERLCKAGDCRAGVSFFEAAVQVGTEDLKTLSAIYSQLGNAYFYLHEYAKALEYHHHDLTLARTIGDLLGEAKASGNLGNTLKVLGNFEEAIVCCQRHLDISRELNDKVGEARALYNLGNVYHSKGKNVASAGTHDPGELPDDVKNALQKAANYYEENLTIVTELGDRAAQGRAFGNLGNTHYLLGNFRSAVLAHEQRLLIAKEFGDRSAERRAYSNLGNAHIFLGEFETASEYYKRTLQLARQLKDRAVEAQACYSLGNTYTLLQDYEKAIDYHLKHLVIAQELNDKIGEGRACWSLGNAYTALGNHSQAMHFVERHLEVSREVGDRSGELTARLNLSDLQMVLGLSYSTNNSMMSESHAADNSMNGTRQRVGRRHSMENMELMKLTPEKVQNWNSEILAKQKPLAAKPSAKLHFVNRLKGKKYKKGTAPKVLQDASNSIDHRLPNSQRKSSRETVADEGFFDLLSRFQSNRMDDQRCCFQEKNRFSAASVAKSSTPPKTMRKSFSTYVVSPHTDEFLDLLASSQSRRLDDQRASFSNLPGLRLNQHDSQSVLGHLMASNNRELDDDFFDILIKCQGSRLDDQRCAPPSPVKGPTVPDEDFFSLILRSQAKRMDEQRVHLPSTIKGPNSS